From one Triticum aestivum cultivar Chinese Spring chromosome 4B, IWGSC CS RefSeq v2.1, whole genome shotgun sequence genomic stretch:
- the LOC123091156 gene encoding LOW QUALITY PROTEIN: uncharacterized protein (The sequence of the model RefSeq protein was modified relative to this genomic sequence to represent the inferred CDS: inserted 2 bases in 2 codons) — protein MDPGGMLLEDFGXRVDLTXRIREVLANYQEGTTALRELIQNADDAGASRVRVCLDLRAHGAYSLLAPALAQWQGPALLAHNDAAFTDDDFASISRIGGSKKTGRFADSRGVSGEEMNLGRAKLSSAPAPSTPAAVVPEHPARLHLGTGEEELSTSSPPPGRGRGRAQHHLGRKILGEGILDVGEEEILGVGEEEDMLVQGAKVGGGGGGGFKIREQRGA, from the exons ATGGATCCGGGCGGGATGCTGCTGGAGGACTTCG AGCGGGTGGACCTGA CGCGCATCCGCGAGGTGCTGGCCAACTACCAGGAGGGCACCACCGCGCTGCGCGAGCTCATCCAAAACGCCGACGATGCCGGGGCCTCGCGGGTCCGCGTCTGCCTCGACCTCCGCGCCCACGGCGCCTACTCGCTGCTCGCCCCGGCGCTCGCGCAGTGGCAGGGTCCCGCCCTGCTCGCGCACAACGACGCCgccttcaccgacgacgactttgCCAGCATCTCCCGCATCGGCGGCAGCAAGAAGACGGGACGCTTCGC CGACAGCAGAGGAGTATCGGGAGAGGAGATGAACCTGGGGCGAGCAAAATTGAGTTCAGCACCAGCGCCGAGTACTCCAGCGGCAGTAGTGCCTGAGCACCCAGCTCGCCTACACCTCGGCACGGGCGAGGAAGAGCTCAGCACCAGCTCACCTCCACCTGGGCGGGGGCGAGGAAGAGCCCAACACCATCTGGGGAGGAAGATCCTGGGCGAGGGGATCCTGGACGTGGGAGAGGAGGAGATCCTGggcgtgggagaggaggaggacatgctGGTGCAGGGGGCGAAGGTGgggggcggaggtggtggaggattcAAAATTAGAGAG CAACGGGGAGCTTGA